The genomic stretch ATGGTGGAGGAAAAACTTTATCTGCCAATTTTTTGGCTACAAAGGCTAAAAATGCTTTGGAGAAAAAATATGGTTCCTGCAAAAGGTTTGAGGCAACAGCTATTCCTCAGAATCTTGTCACGGGAGCATGTCAGAGTGGCAGAATGTATAGATGTCAATGCCTAGAGCTGTTGTGGCGTTCTAAAGACCATTGCAGTTCTTGTCATCACAGTTTTTCTACCTCTGAGGAACTAAGCCAACATGCTAAAGAAAACTGTAAAGCTTCTTTATCTGGTTCTAAACGAAGCCAAACAGCTGAAGATACCACCAAATGCAAGAAGGCAAGAAATGTGGCTTCTCAGGAAAAACGCCTCACTAGTATTGGCATACCTCAAAAAAGATCAACAGATGAGAAAGAAATTGGTGGACGTACTTCTCTGGAAGGCTACCGTGCTGATTGCCCCTTTAATTTTGAGGAGATTATGACAAGGTTCATTGTTCCTAGCTCAGTTAAGGATGGGGTGAATGACATAGGACTTATTGGCAGTGGTGGCGTCCCGTCCCTGTTGGCAGGCCAGTCTCCCTATCTAAGTGATTCCACACTAGCATTGAGCCTTGCAATAACAAATGAGGCCAGTTTAAGGCCTACTGATTTGAGAAGTAGACAACAGAATACTCCACCCAGTGCGGCGATGTACAGCAGGGGCTTTAAAGATTCACATAGGTCATCAAGATCTGTAGAAAATGGCCTATCTGATGAACTATCTATTGCTGGCAGATTGAAATCCATACTGATGAGTGAGAAGGATCAAGTTACTTCAGTAAAGGACAAAGGTTCATCAGTATCTGGGTTGTCAAAAAGCACTATAATTCGTGAATCTTCATCAAGACCATTAATAGGCAGAGCTTCTGAAATTTTGAGGGTTCTTAAGATGAATCTACTTGATATGGATGCTGCTCTACCAGAAGATGCTCTTAGAAAATCAAGGTCAGGTCAAGATCGAAGATGTGCATGGCGTGCATTTGTTAAATCTGCAAAATCAATCTATGAGGTTAGTCACACCTTTCTATTATTTGATGTCTTGCCAATTTGTGTGTTTTAGTTTGATATGTAGGTCCTGTAAGTTGTATCATGATGGAGATTTTTCTCATTTATGctctctttaattttttttacccttCCCCTTCTGGTTCTCAGCATTTTATATGCCCAAATCTCAAGGTGAAATATACATGCTAATCAATAATCTGCTTTTGCGTGCAGACCATACCTTTTGTAATATTCAATAGGTCTCTTTTTTGAGTTCACTGAtgccatttttttaaattttttttcctgAAGCTTACATATCTGGTTCTTTCAAATGTTCTGACTATAAGTATCACTGTGGATTATATCGATGGTATCACTTTAGGCAAGGAATTCTATGGTCTTGATGTGCTTCACATCTCATTGTTGTTCTGTATTCTCTCTTCTTTCAGATGGTACAGGCTACAATCGTATTTGAGGACACAATTAAAAGTGAGTACTTACAAAATGATTGGTGGTATTGGTCATCACCTTCAACTGCGGCTAGAATCACTACTCTCTCAGCTCTTGCTTTGCGCATCTACTCTCTAGATGCAGCCATCTCTTACGGGGAACCGCTGCCCGGCACTGCAATGGAGGTCTCAGAGCCAAGTTGTGCAATAGATAAGGAAGTTCATGAAAGTCCAACTCCAAAGAATCCTTCAAATCCTGGCAGCCCAACGCTTCAGAATACACCTGTGCCAGAGCCAGATTCTCCTGAGAATCCAAGAACTAGGAGTAGATCTAGCAAGCGGAGAAGGGATCTGAGCTGAGACAGGAAAAAAACAAGTTGGTATTTATCTGATGTCGAAATAAACTCAAACTGcttatttacaatttttttggGCAGTGTCCCAGACAAGTTTTTATCATTATAAtcgttgggggggggggggatccTTAGACACCTTTCGGTGGAAGAAGATGAAGGCAGATATGCTTTGCCCCACTGTTTGTCATTTTTTCCGTTAGTGTGTGTACATCGAAGGAGTTACAGAGCTGATTAAAACTACAGTTTTATTGAGGCACAGGAAACAGGTTTATATGTATATAGCCTATCTTGTAAACTCAAGTATTTGTCTTTGTAATTTTCAGCctcgttttttttaaatgtatgtGAAACAGTGAAAGGTCAAAGAAATGTTGTATAATGTACTACATTACGATGATTGTTTCAAAGAAACGTCAATTATATTTCCTCCTGAGATTGCAAGTATACTTATGTTTCTGTTATTCCTCTTACTGTGCTTTTTCCACTTCCTATCAGCTATGTAAATAAGGTGTTACTGGCAATCTGTCATTCACTCAAGTGCCAATGTTTGTTGTAAAACATCTAAAGTCCATTTTTGGTTTTCCAGTTTATTGTTTTGGTCTATTTTTTGCATGAATTTCTCAAAAACAATTCGACAGTTAAATcataaagaaatttaaaaacacaATATATTTCAAAACTAAGACCTGGATTTTCCCACAAGAGGAGGAAAATGTTCAAGATTGAATACAGAGAAGGTTAGTCTGGATTTCTTTGGCAATTTAATTCACTTTCGACTATGATAGTGGTCCAATGTTGGATTAATGAAATAAGTGATTGTGGTTCCGTTTTTTTGTGAAAGTACAGTGCCTTCCCTGTGTTCAAATGTCCCTTCATTTTTGTACTACTTGATAGTGGTCCCAATTCAAACATTCTATACATGTTTCCTGGTGGATGAACATGCTAACATAAATATCGAAGAAGTTGTTGGTGGGTTTTTTAAATACCGAGGATAGTTATTAAGGTAGATTTCACAAATTTGATTTCTTTTACATAGGGATATTACCACATCACAACGGTGTAATGAAATAAGTAGTTATATGGGAAAGCCGTATGGGAATCCCATGCCCAATAACCTTTGCGGTAGATAACCTCAATCAAAGTAACCTGATTCAGCAAAAAGGTAAAACGATGGTTTTCCTTTTCTCTCGCTCTTTTGATTGCACACTATTTTGATTTCGAAGAGCATAAGATAAGCACGCCAATTAAGAAACTGCACCAAAGGTGATATGCTGAAACTTACAAAATTTATAACTGTTGCAAATTATTCCATCTCCAATACAAGATATGAGCGGTGCCGTGATCAATATGCGTTGATTAAACCAACATGTTTATTCATTTCGCTCAGGCCCTGGGCTTCGGACCCAGGCCAGTCTCTACCTTCTTGATCTCAAAAATAAGCATTCTCCACATCTTGAGCACAAACATTTCAGCTTCATCATCTAATATAGTTTGGAGCCTCTCAAGCATCTCACCTGCATCCACATGCTCCTGAGTGCTAGACACGATATAGTCTACTAGTGTGACCTCTTCCTCGCCCAAAAAGTCTGTTATCTTCTTTGATACCCATGGTCTCATTCTCTCATGCAGCACATTCTGTAAAGTACAAAAGTAGGTTTGCTTTGAAACTATTATGCACATTATCTTTCAATCATACCCTAAATAAGAATTCAAATCATCCcctaaataatagtactaaccACATTAACAGAAAAACTAACATAGAATGACAATTCACGAATTTCCTGTCTAACAATTCCtatatgaaattaaatgtttgGTCTTTAATATCATGATCTTAATGAGTTTATTTTATCACAGCCTTTTGAACAATAAAgcaaaatgaataaaatgataataaattacGCCCTCCACCCCCAGAGGATATGATTAATCAAAAAGGAATAATACGACAAAGAGGCATAGAGGTAGTCACCTGATCATAGATAGCCCAGTTGATCTCATAGGAGAACAACTCATCTTTGGTCTTTGGGATAGTGTCAATCAACTGCTTAGCATCCAAAAGCTTCTGCTTTTCTGGGGTCCTTGTTTTATTTGATCTTTCTCTTTCAGAATGATCTCTTCTGCTCTCCTCGCGGATGCTATTGTTCTCTTCCTCATGTCTATCACGGCCACGTTGGCCGGATCTCTCATGAGAGCgtctacttttttctttttctccatcAACTTCTTTAGGATTAACAGTTGAGATACGCTTCACAAATTCTGCTGCAGCAGCCACATTAGCTGTTGGGGCTTCGGCCATGGAAGATTGAATAGCTTCCCGTTCCTCAGTTGAGTAATCAATTGGAACTAGAGGCCTCATCTTCTTTTCCTTATGtgcatcctcatcctcatcctcattaAAAACTGAAGGTACAGCAGCTCGCTTTCCGAATCCTGAAAGCCCAAAGCCCAACTTTTTAGTTGGCACATTGCTATTTTGTTGAATGTCCAGAGCAAAATTAGATGAATTGCTGGTGCCATCCTGCAGCATCCCTTCACCTGTAACTGGTAAAAGTATATGTAAGTTCAAAGGTGGTGAGCCCCAAACTGGAATACGATCACAAGTTAAGCCAGAAGAAAAAAATACCTTCGTAAGTTCTAGGACTTGGTTTGAGCTCAAAGGTCTGATCAGCCTTGCCCTGGTCTTCAGCACTGATTTCATTTGGCGAGATAGCTTTCTCTAATCCAGTAACTGGCAGACCAGTTTCTGTTTTCAGAACCTCAAGCTGTTTCTTCTGATCTTCTTCGGCTCGCATTTTAGCttcagcaatttcttcctcctctctcaCTCTGTCAGCCAGATCCTCTTCCTTCTCCCTCTGTCTTCGTTTCCTCTCTTCATCACTGATCTTATATTTCCTCTTCTTTCCATACCCATCATCACCGTCACGTTCTTGGTCCACAACTTCCCACTTCCTTTCATGagccctttctctctctcgttcTCGCTCTCTCTTCTGCCAatgttctctctctctttctctggaTTCCCATTCTTTTTCACGCACTTTATACCTCCGTTCATCTTCCCGACTCCTATTTTCTCTTTCCTTCTCCCTCTTAGCTCGTTCATGCTCTCGCTCTCGCTCGTATCTTTCAAGTTCCCTTTCTCTTTCTCGTCTTGGGTCACGGTCTCGATCCCTGTTCCTATCAAGCTTTCTACTCCTATCAGGAGAACCTGTTCCTGCTCCATCAGGCTCACTAGAGGGTTTGCTCTCAGCAGTCTTGTCATCATCATTTTTGTCTTCTGTATCTGCATAATGAAGTGTAAGCATTTCATCAATGTCTGGAACAACTACTATGGCATGGAAACAAAAGTCCTGGACAGATTATCAGGTCTGTTAGAATTACATACCGTTCTTCACCCCACCTTCTGGTTCTCTATCCTTTGAACCAGAAGGCTGCTCTGAGTTTGAGTTTCCAGGTCCATCAATAAGTGTTTGTGGGGGTGGGGGTGGAGGAGGAAGTGGTTTGTTCTTCAGCCGTTCCTCTAACATACCTGTGAGCTTCTCGCAAGCATCACGGTCTGCATCCCTGTCTTCATCAGTTACAAGGCTAAAACTGCCAGCCTCAGGATTTTCCTTATTCGGCTCACTGTTATCCTTTGTCTGTTGTTCATCCGATGAAGGCTTTAGAGACTCTTCAGTCAACTTAACAGCTTTGTCAGTATCAGAGCTCGACTCTCTTGCTTCCTCTTTGTCTGAACCATCAATTGCAGATTCCCTGGCTTTCGATCCTTCTATCTTTTTCTCTACATAACGCTCAAGATATTTCCGTGTTGTTTGATTAACATTTAACTGCAGATCATTAAGTTGATAATAAATCAGCAGAAGAGCAAAAGTCCTTCTCAACTTTCATAGTTGGGAGGGATATATgatgcacacaatacacataagAGTAACTAAGTACGTGAACCAAAAAGCCAGAAACGTCAACAACTTGTAGTATAAGATTTCTAATGTAAGAGAAATTGTAGCATGAGGTATCAGCATCTTGCATAAATATGATGAGGCTAACACAGCAAAGTTGAAGAATTACGTATATCTCTTAACAGAAGGCAGTAAATCATACCATCAACTCTTGTCCATCAACTCTTAGCTTATTAAGTAGTCGCAATGCCCGAAGAACTCCTTCAGCAGACTCAAATTCACAAAACCCAAACCCTTTCAAAGTTCCAGTGGGGTCTTGTGGACGTTTCCAATTCTTTACTGGCCCACAAAGCTTCAGAAAGAGTTAGAAGTCAGGCTTGGTTGATATGAACATCAAGCTATATTATTCAAACAAAATTCCATACATATACAAGTTGAATCCAACAAGAGAAGGAATAGAAGAGAACAATATTTCAAGATACTACATCAAACCTGCAGGAGAGACAACATGAAATCATTTTCCACAGTTGATGATATCTTCCCAACATATACAGTCGTCTGTGGCTCCTCTGCTGATGCAACGCTTGGAGTAATGGGTCTAACAACTGGAGGAATAATTGGACCACGAATTCCGATAACTGGAGGGCGTGCCAATGGTGGCATAACACCAACCAATGGCCGCAGAGGAAATGCTGGCCGAAGCATTGGTGCATAAGGAGAAGGATAACGAGGTACTCCTGCATGAAGAGGCCACAAAACTAGGCAGATTGTCAACAGCATGCTAATCAAATTACATATCAACTGACTATAGATTGAATCAAGCATAAATAGATCTAACAAGATGAATCAACTGTTGTTACCAAAAACATCAAAGCAATAAGAGATTGCAGCACAGGCATGACAACACTCACCAGCTGAACATATAACCTGAAGGAACATCAAGAAAATAACATTGGGATTCATGATACAGGAAATGCATGAACAGGGCATACCTTAAGCATTGACTTGCAAACAGAAGGCATGCCAAAACTATCCAATTGGAGGCACCATAGGTGAAGGTTTAATTCGAGAAGTGAGATGACTAAACCAAATTCTCACTCAAACCACAACACATTTCAGACATAAAACTAGTATTTAAGGCTTGATTTCTTATTTACATGCATAAGAAAAATCACATGGGAAGATTGTATGGTTAGGATGATTTTGATGCCTTGAATGAGAGGCATAGCTGCACTCAACTGTTAGCATAGTCTGCTGTCGCCAGTTCAAAATTAACATCCCATAAAAGGGCTAAACATTTTTATCACTACAGTAATAGCCTACTCAGTAAACAGCAAACCAGAACCACTTAAGATTGGAATGGAAAAATCACATTTTTCAGTCATTAATTTTCAAATATCCTATGTTTTTCCTTATTCTATTCTTTCTAAAGCATTGGACTTACAATATCAATATATATTCCATTAGAACAAATGCAGTAGAAATCAATGAAATCAAGCAAATTAAAAATGTGTGCATACCAACAAAAGGAGTTGAAGTGTGAGGGATACTCAGTCTCTAATGAAGCCTTCCAACTTTTCCCACCGTTAACAATCATGAGACACTGTAGAGAAAACATCTCGTCATCGATACCCCTAATCTGACTAACATGTACCCCTCCCTATCCCTTATGCCTCGTATACTCTTTCTGTTAACACATTGTAAAATACAGCATAGCAGCACACTTATGCCCATAAAATCAAATCAATTAGGGATCAGTTTTCTTAAAGCGTGATACTTTGTAATGATCATGAGAGGTGATTCAGCTAATAGCCCAATTTCGTTATAAATCCACAAGAAAGTGCATCACTATGCAAAATtaagacacacacacacaactcaTATATCCAGTCTTGTTCAGAGAAAAATTTAATCGTAAATAGAGAGAAAACCCACCCGGAGGCATGGCACCTTGGTGAAGAGGCTGAGGCATACCAGGGTAGCCATTCGACGTAGGCGGCCCGTATCTCATAGGCTGACCGACCATGGCATAAGGAAGCGCCATCACCGGATGCACCGATGCCAACGGGCCGTTCCCAACCGTGGGAGCTGGTACCACTCCTGGAGGTGGAACACCAGGAGCCTGGTAGGGGAAGACATGTTGGAATTGCGGGGTAGCGGCGCCAAGCGTCCCAGCCGGGCGGAAGGAGGGCTGCATCGCCGGTGGAGGAGCAACGAGAACTGATGGAGGCGGAGGGCCGCTAGGACTAGGGTTTGGAAATTGGGGAAGCGATGTGGGAGATGGATCAGATTGGGCGGTTCGAGATTCAGGTTCGGGTTCGGATTTATGGAGAGCGGGATTGTGATCGGCGGCGACGGCGGTTGTTTCCGGCGCTGGCGTTGGATCCGCCATTggtagatgatgatgatgatgatgatgatgaagttgTCGCTTTTCCAGTTCTGGGGGTTTTCAGTTTTCACAGAACGCTTAGATTTCTAAGCCCTAATTTGGGTTTTGTTGGCGGTAAATGTTCTGACATGTGTGCTCCTGATTAGACTAATTACACCATACTCAAAATGtttcattaatattttattaatattttaaattaatacaaaaagttttaagttaGAATattacatacaaaaagtttattAAGGTTTTTAATTAGTATATTATGTTAAACTCTTTAACACCGTTAATTTGATTACTCTAAATCATCCAACTTATCATTAGAATAATAGTAAATGGAATAGAGTTTACCTTCAAGAAGATGAAATAACTTAGCTTTTCTCTCCTAATTGCTTCAAAAAAATCTGATAGCTTCTTTCTGtgaaaaaataagtaaattgTCTACTTTTAGGAAATGTTTGGCTCAAGTGGTTTACACTTTTGAATGTTTATTAATTGCGGCATTTAGATTCTTAGATTTGATTCAAAAGTATTTCAACTAAAATTTTTAGTCTTGGTTTATGAATATTTAAGGATGGgattcaaaattttgatttgtagTTTTGTTGGTATTTTAAGAATGTGTTTCAAAGATCTTGTGAAGGAGCTGGGAACATTAATATATATATCGTAGATTAAGCAAGTGTGGTAATACAGAGATGCATTAATGGAGCTTTGTGATACATGTTTTATTAGAGCTTTGAACATTAAAAAAGTTAAACGGTGTTAAATATTTTAACATAATGTACTAATTAAAAATCTTTATGGAACTTTTTGTGTGAACCATGCTAACTTAAAACCttttgtactaatttgaaatatttgtgaaacattttgtatatatGATGTAATTACCCCACGAGATGTTATGTATGGTATAATTACCCCACGAGATGTCATTACATCTTTATCGACCATCCAACCTAGGTATACAACGAGAATCATGTCCATTTTTTGTTCTAAGTAAGGATAGTCTCCGGTGAGATTTGGTCGAACCAGATAGTGCATGGCTGATGGTACGATCTAGCTCTAATACCAATTGATACAATCTCTCTATAATCACTCGACAACGACACTATTAAGTATGCTAGGAATATTGAGTAACTATTAAAGATACAAAGGGTGGGAATCGACACCCTTGAATACACATTCAAAGAATTGTAAACAAGACCATATAGGAGGAGTAATTCATTAAACAATTATAGCTCAATCAACAACATAGTTTTAATATAATAACTAAAAATCTGTTTGTTTGATAAGTCTGATAAAAATGCTTAAAGAACGATACTTAAAACACATTCAAAGAAATCCTAATTTTCTAAAGCTACTCCAAAAAAAACTAAagctaa from Salvia splendens isolate huo1 chromosome 4, SspV2, whole genome shotgun sequence encodes the following:
- the LOC121798219 gene encoding RNA-binding protein 25-like isoform X4, which codes for MATLVCLSLFTKVPCLRVICSAGECCHACAAISYCFDVFVLWPLHAGVPRYPSPYAPMLRPAFPLRPLVGVMPPLARPPVIGIRGPIIPPVVRPITPSVASAEEPQTTVYVGKISSTVENDFMLSLLQLCGPVKNWKRPQDPTGTLKGFGFCEFESAEGVLRALRLLNKLRVDGQELMLNVNQTTRKYLERYVEKKIEGSKARESAIDGSDKEEARESSSDTDKAVKLTEESLKPSSDEQQTKDNSEPNKENPEAGSFSLVTDEDRDADRDACEKLTGMLEERLKNKPLPPPPPPPQTLIDGPGNSNSEQPSGSKDREPEGGVKNDTEDKNDDDKTAESKPSSEPDGAGTGSPDRSRKLDRNRDRDRDPRRERERELERYEREREHERAKREKERENRSREDERRYKVREKEWESREREREHWQKRERERERERAHERKWEVVDQERDGDDGYGKKRKYKISDEERKRRQREKEEDLADRVREEEEIAEAKMRAEEDQKKQLEVLKTETGLPVTGLEKAISPNEISAEDQGKADQTFELKPSPRTYEVTGEGMLQDGTSNSSNFALDIQQNSNVPTKKLGFGLSGFGKRAAVPSVFNEDEDEDAHKEKKMRPLVPIDYSTEEREAIQSSMAEAPTANVAAAAEFVKRISTVNPKEVDGEKEKSRRSHERSGQRGRDRHEEENNSIREESRRDHSERERSNKTRTPEKQKLLDAKQLIDTIPKTKDELFSYEINWAIYDQNVLHERMRPWVSKKITDFLGEEEVTLVDYIVSSTQEHVDAGEMLERLQTILDDEAEMFVLKMWRMLIFEIKKVETGLGPKPRA
- the LOC121798219 gene encoding RNA-binding protein 25-like isoform X2, translated to MADPTPAPETTAVAADHNPALHKSEPEPESRTAQSDPSPTSLPQFPNPSPSGPPPPSVLVAPPPAMQPSFRPAGTLGAATPQFQHVFPYQAPGVPPPGVVPAPTVGNGPLASVHPVMALPYAMVGQPMRYGPPTSNGYPGMPQPLHQGAMPPGVPRYPSPYAPMLRPAFPLRPLVGVMPPLARPPVIGIRGPIIPPVVRPITPSVASAEEPQTTVYVGKISSTVENDFMLSLLQLCGPVKNWKRPQDPTGTLKGFGFCEFESAEGVLRALRLLNKLRVDGQELMLNVNQTTRKYLERYVEKKIEGSKARESAIDGSDKEEARESSSDTDKAVKLTEESLKPSSDEQQTKDNSEPNKENPEAGSFSLVTDEDRDADRDACEKLTGMLEERLKNKPLPPPPPPPQTLIDGPGNSNSEQPSGSKDREPEGGVKNDTEDKNDDDKTAESKPSSEPDGAGTGSPDRSRKLDRNRDRDRDPRRERERELERYEREREHERAKREKERENRSREDERRYKVREKEWESREREREHWQKRERERERERAHERKWEVVDQERDGDDGYGKKRKYKISDEERKRRQREKEEDLADRVREEEEIAEAKMRAEEDQKKQLEVLKTETGLPVTGLEKAISPNEISAEDQGKADQTFELKPSPRTYEGEGMLQDGTSNSSNFALDIQQNSNVPTKKLGFGLSGFGKRAAVPSVFNEDEDEDAHKEKKMRPLVPIDYSTEEREAIQSSMAEAPTANVAAAAEFVKRISTVNPKEVDGEKEKSRRSHERSGQRGRDRHEEENNSIREESRRDHSERERSNKTRTPEKQKLLDAKQLIDTIPKTKDELFSYEINWAIYDQNVLHERMRPWVSKKITDFLGEEEVTLVDYIVSSTQEHVDAGEMLERLQTILDDEAEMFVLKMWRMLIFEIKKVETGLGPKPRA
- the LOC121798219 gene encoding RNA-binding protein 25-like isoform X11 is translated as MLRPAFPLRPLVGVMPPLARPPVIGIRGPIIPPVVRPITPSVASAEEPQTTVYVGKISSTVENDFMLSLLQLCGPVKNWKRPQDPTGTLKGFGFCEFESAEGVLRALRLLNKLRVDGQELMLNVNQTTRKYLERYVEKKIEGSKARESAIDGSDKEEARESSSDTDKAVKLTEESLKPSSDEQQTKDNSEPNKENPEAGSFSLVTDEDRDADRDACEKLTGMLEERLKNKPLPPPPPPPQTLIDGPGNSNSEQPSGSKDREPEGGVKNDTEDKNDDDKTAESKPSSEPDGAGTGSPDRSRKLDRNRDRDRDPRRERERELERYEREREHERAKREKERENRSREDERRYKVREKEWESREREREHWQKRERERERERAHERKWEVVDQERDGDDGYGKKRKYKISDEERKRRQREKEEDLADRVREEEEIAEAKMRAEEDQKKQLEVLKTETGLPVTGLEKAISPNEISAEDQGKADQTFELKPSPRTYEVTGEGMLQDGTSNSSNFALDIQQNSNVPTKKLGFGLSGFGKRAAVPSVFNEDEDEDAHKEKKMRPLVPIDYSTEEREAIQSSMAEAPTANVAAAAEFVKRISTVNPKEVDGEKEKSRRSHERSGQRGRDRHEEENNSIREESRRDHSERERSNKTRTPEKQKLLDAKQLIDTIPKTKDELFSYEINWAIYDQNVLHERMRPWVSKKITDFLGEEEVTLVDYIVSSTQEHVDAGEMLERLQTILDDEAEMFVLKMWRMLIFEIKKVETGLGPKPRA
- the LOC121798219 gene encoding RNA-binding protein 25-like isoform X7, whose translation is MLDSIYSQLICNLISMLLTICLVLWPLHAGVPRYPSPYAPMLRPAFPLRPLVGVMPPLARPPVIGIRGPIIPPVVRPITPSVASAEEPQTTVYVGKISSTVENDFMLSLLQLCGPVKNWKRPQDPTGTLKGFGFCEFESAEGVLRALRLLNKLRVDGQELMLNVNQTTRKYLERYVEKKIEGSKARESAIDGSDKEEARESSSDTDKAVKLTEESLKPSSDEQQTKDNSEPNKENPEAGSFSLVTDEDRDADRDACEKLTGMLEERLKNKPLPPPPPPPQTLIDGPGNSNSEQPSGSKDREPEGGVKNDTEDKNDDDKTAESKPSSEPDGAGTGSPDRSRKLDRNRDRDRDPRRERERELERYEREREHERAKREKERENRSREDERRYKVREKEWESREREREHWQKRERERERERAHERKWEVVDQERDGDDGYGKKRKYKISDEERKRRQREKEEDLADRVREEEEIAEAKMRAEEDQKKQLEVLKTETGLPVTGLEKAISPNEISAEDQGKADQTFELKPSPRTYEVTGEGMLQDGTSNSSNFALDIQQNSNVPTKKLGFGLSGFGKRAAVPSVFNEDEDEDAHKEKKMRPLVPIDYSTEEREAIQSSMAEAPTANVAAAAEFVKRISTVNPKEVDGEKEKSRRSHERSGQRGRDRHEEENNSIREESRRDHSERERSNKTRTPEKQKLLDAKQLIDTIPKTKDELFSYEINWAIYDQNVLHERMRPWVSKKITDFLGEEEVTLVDYIVSSTQEHVDAGEMLERLQTILDDEAEMFVLKMWRMLIFEIKKVETGLGPKPRA
- the LOC121798219 gene encoding RNA-binding protein 25-like isoform X5 gives rise to the protein MPCSCISCIMNPNVIFLMFLQVICSAGECCHACAAISYCFDVFGVPRYPSPYAPMLRPAFPLRPLVGVMPPLARPPVIGIRGPIIPPVVRPITPSVASAEEPQTTVYVGKISSTVENDFMLSLLQLCGPVKNWKRPQDPTGTLKGFGFCEFESAEGVLRALRLLNKLRVDGQELMLNVNQTTRKYLERYVEKKIEGSKARESAIDGSDKEEARESSSDTDKAVKLTEESLKPSSDEQQTKDNSEPNKENPEAGSFSLVTDEDRDADRDACEKLTGMLEERLKNKPLPPPPPPPQTLIDGPGNSNSEQPSGSKDREPEGGVKNDTEDKNDDDKTAESKPSSEPDGAGTGSPDRSRKLDRNRDRDRDPRRERERELERYEREREHERAKREKERENRSREDERRYKVREKEWESREREREHWQKRERERERERAHERKWEVVDQERDGDDGYGKKRKYKISDEERKRRQREKEEDLADRVREEEEIAEAKMRAEEDQKKQLEVLKTETGLPVTGLEKAISPNEISAEDQGKADQTFELKPSPRTYEVTGEGMLQDGTSNSSNFALDIQQNSNVPTKKLGFGLSGFGKRAAVPSVFNEDEDEDAHKEKKMRPLVPIDYSTEEREAIQSSMAEAPTANVAAAAEFVKRISTVNPKEVDGEKEKSRRSHERSGQRGRDRHEEENNSIREESRRDHSERERSNKTRTPEKQKLLDAKQLIDTIPKTKDELFSYEINWAIYDQNVLHERMRPWVSKKITDFLGEEEVTLVDYIVSSTQEHVDAGEMLERLQTILDDEAEMFVLKMWRMLIFEIKKVETGLGPKPRA
- the LOC121798219 gene encoding RNA-binding protein 25-like isoform X3, which codes for MPCSCISCIMNPNVIFLMFLQVICSAGECCHACAAISYCFDVFVLWPLHAGVPRYPSPYAPMLRPAFPLRPLVGVMPPLARPPVIGIRGPIIPPVVRPITPSVASAEEPQTTVYVGKISSTVENDFMLSLLQLCGPVKNWKRPQDPTGTLKGFGFCEFESAEGVLRALRLLNKLRVDGQELMLNVNQTTRKYLERYVEKKIEGSKARESAIDGSDKEEARESSSDTDKAVKLTEESLKPSSDEQQTKDNSEPNKENPEAGSFSLVTDEDRDADRDACEKLTGMLEERLKNKPLPPPPPPPQTLIDGPGNSNSEQPSGSKDREPEGGVKNDTEDKNDDDKTAESKPSSEPDGAGTGSPDRSRKLDRNRDRDRDPRRERERELERYEREREHERAKREKERENRSREDERRYKVREKEWESREREREHWQKRERERERERAHERKWEVVDQERDGDDGYGKKRKYKISDEERKRRQREKEEDLADRVREEEEIAEAKMRAEEDQKKQLEVLKTETGLPVTGLEKAISPNEISAEDQGKADQTFELKPSPRTYEVTGEGMLQDGTSNSSNFALDIQQNSNVPTKKLGFGLSGFGKRAAVPSVFNEDEDEDAHKEKKMRPLVPIDYSTEEREAIQSSMAEAPTANVAAAAEFVKRISTVNPKEVDGEKEKSRRSHERSGQRGRDRHEEENNSIREESRRDHSERERSNKTRTPEKQKLLDAKQLIDTIPKTKDELFSYEINWAIYDQNVLHERMRPWVSKKITDFLGEEEVTLVDYIVSSTQEHVDAGEMLERLQTILDDEAEMFVLKMWRMLIFEIKKVETGLGPKPRA